In one window of Macadamia integrifolia cultivar HAES 741 chromosome 2, SCU_Mint_v3, whole genome shotgun sequence DNA:
- the LOC122094163 gene encoding uncharacterized protein LOC122094163 isoform X1, with amino-acid sequence MKKMKSETLTLMLVNLAGIMERADESLLPGVYREVGAALHTDPTGLGSLTLFRSIVQSFCFPLAAYLAIHHNRAHVIALGAFLWAAATFLVGFSSTFFQVAVSRALNGIGLAIVTPAIQSLVADSTDDTNRGIAFGWLQLTGNFGSIIGNLCSVLIASTSFMGIPGWRISFHLVGMVSVVVGILVRLFANDPRFEEGGSKARDPGPNKPTVSAVKLLIQEAKSVIKVPSFQIIVAQGVAGSFPWSALSFAPMWLELIGFSHKQTAFLMSMFVVAGSLGGLFGGKMGDILSKRFPNSGRIVLSQISSGSAIPLAAVLLLALPDDPSTAFMHGFVLFIMGLSISWNTPATNFPIFAEIVPEKSRTSVYALDQSFESILASFAPPVVGFLAQHFYGYKPAPKGASKSVEVETDRENAASLAKALYMAIGIPMTLCCLIYSFLYCTYPRDRERASMHSLVESEMQQMESDNPPAGEEYAEVCFSESDELYGDEKTMLDMVYGVEDVDLDDTDEKTLLPSKSNFSTLKE; translated from the exons atgaagaagatgaaatcagAGACATTGACATTGATGCTGGTGAACCTGGCGGGGATAATGGAGAGAGCGGACGAGTCACTGCTTCCTGGTGTGTACAGGGAAGTTGGGGCCGCCCTCCACACTGACCCAACTGGTCTTGGCTCTCTCACCCTCTTCCGATCCATTGTACAATCCTTCTGCTTCCCACTCGCAGCATACCTCGCCATCCACCACAACAGAGCCCACGTTATCGCCCTCGGTGCTTTCCTCTGGGCCGCCGCGACCTTCCTTGTCGGCTTCTCTTCTACTTTCTTTCAG GTGGCAGTCTCAAGAGCTTTGAATGGGATAGGACTTGCTATTGTTACACCTGCCATTCAGTCCCTTGTTGCTGATTCAACTGATGACACCAACCGTGGTATTGCTTTTGGATGGCTACAGCTGACTGGCAACTTTGGTTCAATCATTGGAAACCTATGTTCAGTTCTGATAGCTTCAACATCATTCATGGGGATCCCTGGTTGGAGAATCTCCTTCCACCTAGTTGGAATGGTGAGTGTTGTTGTAGGTATTTTGGTCCGCCTATTTGCCAATGATCCACGATTTGAAGAGGGTGGTTCTAAAGCTAGAGATCCAGGTCCAAATAAACCCACAGTGTCAGCAGTGAAGTTATTAATTCAGGAAGCCAAGTCAGTGATAAAAGTTCCATCTTTCCAGATAATTGTAGCACAGGGTGTCGCAGGATCGTTCCCATGGTCAGCTTTGTCATTTGCGCCTATGTGGTTGGAGCTCATTGGATTTTCCCACAAACAAACAGCTTTTCTTATGAGCATGTTTGTGGTTGCTGGTTCTCTTGGCGGGCTCTTTGGAGGAAAGATGGGGGATATCCTTTCCAAGCGTTTCCCCAACTCTGGCAGGATAGTTCTATCACAGATAAGCTCTGGATCGGCTATACCACTGGCAGCAGTGCTGTTGTTGGCTCTACCTGATGACCCCTCCACTGCTTTCATGCATGGTTTTGTCTTGTTCATAATGGGATTATCCATATCATGGAATACTCCAGCTACAAACTT TCCAATATTTGCAGAGATTGTTCCTGAAAAGTCACGTACAAGTGTCTATGCTCTGGATCAATCTTTTGAGTCTATATTGGCATCATTTGCTCCCCCTGTAGTTGGGTTTCTAGCTCAGCACTTTTATGGTTATAAACCAGCTCCCAAGGGAGCCAGCAAGTCTGTTGAAGTTGAAACAGACAGAGAGAATGCTGCATCATTAGCCAAGGCACTTTACATGGCAATAGGAATTCCGATGACTCTGTGTTGCCTAATCTACTCTTTTCTCTATTGCACCTACCCAAGAGACAGAGAGCGAGCATCTATGCATTCATTAGTAGAATCAGAGATGCAACAGATGGAGTCAGATAATCCTCCTGCTGGAGAGGAATATGCTGAAGTTTGCTTTTCGGAATCAGATGAGCTATATGGGGATGAAAAAACCATGCTTGATATGGTCTATGGTGTTGAAGATGTTGATCTTGATGACACTGATGAGAAGACCCTGCTTCCCAGCAAATCAAATTTCTCAACTTTAAAGGAATAG
- the LOC122094163 gene encoding uncharacterized protein LOC122094163 isoform X2 has product MKKMKSETLTLMLVNLAGIMERADESLLPGVYREVGAALHTDPTGLGSLTLFRSIVQSFCFPLAAYLAIHHNRAHVIALGAFLWAAATFLVGFSSTFFQVAVSRALNGIGLAIVTPAIQSLVADSTDDTNRGIAFGWLQLTGNFGSIIGNLCSVLIASTSFMGIPGWRISFHLVGMVSVVVGILVRLFANDPRFEEGGSKARDPGPNKPTVSAVKLLIQEAKSVIKVPSFQIIVAQGVAGSFPWSALSFAPMWLELIGFSHKQTAFLMSMFVVAGSLGGLFGGKMGDILSKRFPNSGRIVLSQISSGSAIPLAAVLLLALPDDPSTAFMHGFVLFIMGLSISWNTPATNLDCS; this is encoded by the exons atgaagaagatgaaatcagAGACATTGACATTGATGCTGGTGAACCTGGCGGGGATAATGGAGAGAGCGGACGAGTCACTGCTTCCTGGTGTGTACAGGGAAGTTGGGGCCGCCCTCCACACTGACCCAACTGGTCTTGGCTCTCTCACCCTCTTCCGATCCATTGTACAATCCTTCTGCTTCCCACTCGCAGCATACCTCGCCATCCACCACAACAGAGCCCACGTTATCGCCCTCGGTGCTTTCCTCTGGGCCGCCGCGACCTTCCTTGTCGGCTTCTCTTCTACTTTCTTTCAG GTGGCAGTCTCAAGAGCTTTGAATGGGATAGGACTTGCTATTGTTACACCTGCCATTCAGTCCCTTGTTGCTGATTCAACTGATGACACCAACCGTGGTATTGCTTTTGGATGGCTACAGCTGACTGGCAACTTTGGTTCAATCATTGGAAACCTATGTTCAGTTCTGATAGCTTCAACATCATTCATGGGGATCCCTGGTTGGAGAATCTCCTTCCACCTAGTTGGAATGGTGAGTGTTGTTGTAGGTATTTTGGTCCGCCTATTTGCCAATGATCCACGATTTGAAGAGGGTGGTTCTAAAGCTAGAGATCCAGGTCCAAATAAACCCACAGTGTCAGCAGTGAAGTTATTAATTCAGGAAGCCAAGTCAGTGATAAAAGTTCCATCTTTCCAGATAATTGTAGCACAGGGTGTCGCAGGATCGTTCCCATGGTCAGCTTTGTCATTTGCGCCTATGTGGTTGGAGCTCATTGGATTTTCCCACAAACAAACAGCTTTTCTTATGAGCATGTTTGTGGTTGCTGGTTCTCTTGGCGGGCTCTTTGGAGGAAAGATGGGGGATATCCTTTCCAAGCGTTTCCCCAACTCTGGCAGGATAGTTCTATCACAGATAAGCTCTGGATCGGCTATACCACTGGCAGCAGTGCTGTTGTTGGCTCTACCTGATGACCCCTCCACTGCTTTCATGCATGGTTTTGTCTTGTTCATAATGGGATTATCCATATCATGGAATACTCCAGCTACAAACTT AGATTGTTCCTGA